The following are encoded together in the Lathyrus oleraceus cultivar Zhongwan6 chromosome 3, CAAS_Psat_ZW6_1.0, whole genome shotgun sequence genome:
- the LOC127128806 gene encoding uncharacterized protein LOC127128806 encodes MFEIKANLTTKGGMLALPAKFLIEEARYFASMSSMDAFEAILSLLIYGLLLFPNVDDFVDINAIKIFLIGNPVPTLLADVYHSVHLKNFHKGGKIICCTTLLYKWFISHLPRSTTFWDLKDGFLWSQKIMSLTHSNIDWFDRAYEGATIIDSYGEFPNVPLIGTKGGINYNLILARRQFGYPMKDKHNTIFLESFFFKEGESNRAFKEKIVHAWHHIHKKRREVLGKLDYVSLEPYLQWVQVRAISLKMPYPRQETLSLTFKEPSLIFMTGAEKLKISLIRVQ; translated from the coding sequence ATGTTTGAGATCAAAGCTAATCTGACTACAAAAGGAGGAATGCTTGCCTTGCCTGCTAAATTCTTGATAGAGGAAGCTCGTTATTTTGCTAGCATGagtagtatggatgcttttgaggCTATTCTTTccttgctcatctatggattgcTCCTATTCCCTAATGTTGACGACTTTGTTGACATTAATGCTATCAAAATATTCTTAATTGGAAATCCAGTACCTACCTTACTTGCCGATGTTTACCATTCAGTCCATCTCAAGAATTTTCATAAGGGAGGAAAAATCATATGTTGTACAACTTTGCTCTACAaatggtttatttcgcacttgcctcgATCTACTACATTTTGGGACCTTAAGGATGGTTTTCTATGGTCACAAAAGATTATGTCTCTCACTCATTCTAACATTGATTGGTTTGATCGTGCTTATGAGGGGGCGACaattattgatagttatggtgagtTTCCTAATGTACCTCTTATTGGTACGAAGGggggaattaactacaacctGATTTTGGCTCGTCGTCAGTTTGGATACCCAATGAAGGACAAGCATAACACTATCTTCTTAGAGAGTTTCTTTTTTAAGGAAGGAGAAAGCAATAGAGCATTCAAAGAAAAGATTGTGCATGCCTGGCACCACATCCATAAGAAAAGAAGAGAAGTTCTAGGAAAGCTAGATTACGTCTCTTTGGAGCCTTATCTCCAATGGGTACAAGTTAGGGCCATCAGTTTGAAAATGCCTTATCCTCGACAAGAGACTTTGTCTTTAACTTTTAAAGAACCTTCTCTAATTTTCATGACTGGCGCAGAGAAACTAAAGATTTCTTTGATTAGGGTGCAATGA